One Jannaschia sp. GRR-S6-38 genomic window carries:
- the pncB gene encoding nicotinate phosphoribosyltransferase, whose protein sequence is MIDIATRVWNHKWKIDPIVRSLIDTDFYKLLMCQSVFRNRPDTRVTFSLINRSAHVPLARLIDEGELREQLDHIRTLSLARGESTWLRGNTFYGQRQMFRPDFMEWFEALTLPPYHLERRGDQYELAFEGAWPEVMLWEIPALAVLMELRSRAVLRDLGRFELQVLYAQAMSRVWGKVQRLRDLPDLRLADFGTRRRHSFLWQDWCVQALREGLGDSFTGTSNCLIAKNRDLEAIGTNAHELPMVYSALAEGDAALARAPYDVLADWQEEHSGNLRIILPDTYGTAGFLERAPDWLAGWTGIRVDSGDPAEGAETAIRWWQSRGEDPREKLVIFSDGLDVDKIEQLHQQFSGRVRVSFGWGTLLTNDFRGLVEGDRLAPFSLVCKAVAADGKPTVKLSDNPRKAMGPEAEVERYKRVFGVGAQEEMEVVV, encoded by the coding sequence ATGATCGACATCGCCACCCGCGTCTGGAACCACAAGTGGAAGATCGACCCGATCGTCCGCTCGCTGATCGACACGGATTTCTACAAGTTGCTGATGTGCCAGTCGGTCTTCCGCAACCGGCCCGACACCCGCGTCACCTTCTCGCTGATCAACCGCTCCGCCCATGTCCCGCTCGCGCGCCTCATCGACGAGGGCGAGCTGCGCGAACAGCTCGACCACATCCGGACCCTGTCGCTGGCCCGCGGCGAGTCCACCTGGCTGCGGGGCAACACCTTCTACGGCCAGCGCCAGATGTTCCGCCCCGATTTCATGGAATGGTTCGAGGCCCTGACGCTGCCACCCTACCACCTGGAGCGGCGCGGCGATCAGTACGAGCTGGCCTTCGAGGGCGCCTGGCCCGAGGTCATGCTCTGGGAGATACCGGCGCTGGCCGTTCTGATGGAACTCCGCTCCCGCGCCGTGCTGCGCGATCTGGGCCGGTTCGAGCTGCAGGTGCTCTACGCCCAGGCCATGTCCCGCGTCTGGGGCAAGGTGCAGCGCCTGCGCGACCTGCCCGACCTGCGGCTCGCGGATTTCGGCACGCGGCGGCGGCATTCCTTCCTCTGGCAGGACTGGTGCGTGCAGGCCCTGCGCGAGGGGCTGGGCGACAGCTTCACCGGCACCTCGAACTGCCTGATCGCCAAGAACCGCGACCTTGAGGCGATCGGCACCAATGCCCACGAACTCCCCATGGTCTATTCCGCGCTGGCCGAGGGCGACGCGGCGCTGGCCCGCGCGCCCTACGACGTGCTGGCCGACTGGCAGGAGGAGCATTCCGGCAACCTGCGCATCATCCTGCCCGACACCTACGGCACCGCGGGCTTCCTGGAGCGCGCGCCCGACTGGCTGGCGGGCTGGACCGGCATCCGCGTGGATTCCGGCGATCCGGCCGAGGGCGCCGAGACCGCGATCCGCTGGTGGCAGTCGCGCGGCGAGGATCCGCGCGAGAAGCTCGTGATCTTCTCCGACGGGCTGGATGTCGACAAGATCGAGCAGCTCCACCAGCAATTCTCCGGCCGCGTCCGCGTCAGCTTCGGCTGGGGCACGCTGCTCACGAACGACTTCCGCGGCCTCGTCGAAGGCGACCGCCTGGCGCCGTTCTCGCTGGTCTGCAAGGCGGTGGCGGCCGACGGCAAACCCACCGTCAAGCTGAGCGACAACCCCCGCAAGGCGATGGGCCCCGAGGCGGAGGTTGAGCGCTACAAGCGGGTCTTCGGGGTGGGGGCGCAGGAGGAGATGGAGGTGGTGGTTTAG